The following proteins are encoded in a genomic region of Candida albicans SC5314 chromosome 4, complete sequence:
- a CDS encoding calnexin (Calnexin; integral membrane ER chaperone involved in folding and quality control of glycoproteins; caspofungin induced), with the protein MKYALVLLLSLVNALKYVPFDKTQLDPSSVFEQFDYPSLNSSPWQVSTAKKFDEGRDEIVRYSGEWKIESSTSKYPGLEGDLGLVMKSRASHYAISYKLPHEVTNTNPNNNKTQDLVLQYEVKLQQGLTCGGAYIKLLDSSPSGYKFFNSETPYQIMFGPDVCGSENKIHFIIRKKLPNGAIEEKHLKHKPMARTNELTNLYTLIIKSNQDFEIRVNGQVAKAGNLYKNQKLFNPPFEPPKEIPDVDDKKPDDWDDRAYIPDPNVEKPEDYELKHEYPQIRDPNAVKPDEWDESAPRYIPDPDAVKPKDWNDAEKQWEPPLIVNPKCATGCGPWEAPLIPNHDYIGPWFPPDIKNPNYNGIWTPRLIPNPDYYQVKTPGKLDKPIGGIGFELWSIESDILFDNIYLGNSIAEAELIGNTTFKIKYELEADQRRENKPRVKNEPVAPPRNFEDIIRDDSISTFQQFLIFIKLFWLKQYVQLKDFYFELTLDPIGLIMANPLKTLLYAFLFLFSFTIFFGFASTIMFLLQGGEAFGSSSSITTTTTTDSNRKNVLTAEEIEMPSNHVQKIEILDEQIHVRQRK; encoded by the coding sequence atGAAATATGCATTAGTGTTGTTACTTTCATTAGTAAACGCTCTTAAATATGTGCCATTTGATAAAACACAATTAGATCCATCATCGGTATTCgaacaatttgattatcCTTCTTTAAATTCATCCCCCTGGCAAGTATCAACTgccaaaaaatttgatgagGGAAGAGATGAAATAGTTCGTTATAGTGGTGAATGGAAAATTGAATCTTCGACTTCGAAATATCCTGGTTTAGAAGGTGATTTAGGATTAGTTATGAAATCAAGAGCTTCTCATTATGCCATTTCCTATAAATTACCTCATGAAGTGACAAATACCAATcccaataataataaaaccCAAGATTTAGTTTTACAATATGAAGTCAAATTACAACAAGGTTTGACTTGTGGTGGTGCTTATATAAAATTATTGGATAGTTCACCTTCAggttataaatttttcaattcagaAACTCCATATCAAATTATGTTTGGTCCTGATGTTTGTGGTagtgaaaataaaatccaTTTCAttataagaaaaaaacttCCCAATGGTGccattgaagaaaaacatTTAAAACATAAACCAATGGCAAGAACAAATGAATTGACTAATTTATATacattaattattaaatcaaatcaagattttgaaattagagTTAATGGACAAGTTGCCAAAGCTGGGAATTTATAtaagaatcaaaaattatttaatccACCATTTGAACCACCAAAAGAGATTcctgatgttgatgataaaaaaCCTGATGATTGGGATGATAGAGCATATATTCCCGATCCTAATGTTGAAAAACCAGAAGATTATGAATTGAAACATGAATACCCTCAAATTAGAGATCCCAATGCTGTTAAACCAGATGAATGGGATGAACTGGCACCAAGGTATATACCTGATCCAGATGCCGTCAAGCCTAAAGATTGGAATGACGCCGAAAAACAATGGGAACCACCATTGATTGTTAATCCGAAATGTGCTACTGGTTGTGGACCATGGGAAGCACCATTAATTCCAAATCATGATTACATTGGTCCATGGTTCCCACCTGATATCAAAAACCCAAATTATAATGGTATTTGGACCCCAAGATTAATTCCTAATCCTGATTATTATCAAGTGAAAACTCCAGGGAAATTAGATAAACCAATTGGTGGAATTGGATTTGAACTTTGGAGTATTGAAAgtgatattttatttgataatatcTATTTGGGTAACTCCATAGCAGAAGCAGAATTAATTGGTAATACTacatttaaaatcaaatacgAATTAGAAGCTGATCAAAGACGTGAAAACAAACCACGAGTTAAAAATGAACCTGTGGCTCCACCACGGAATTTTGAAGATATAATTCGTGATGATTCTATTTCTACAttccaacaatttttaattttcatcaaattattttggTTAAAACAATATGTTCaattaaaagatttttattttgaattaacGTTGGATCCAATTGGTTTAATAATGGCAAATCCattgaaaactttattgtatgcatttttatttttgttttcatttacAATTTTCTTTGGGTTTGCAAGCACAATCATGTTTTTATTACAAGGAGGTGAAGCGtttggtagtagtagtagtattacCACTACTACGACAACTGATCTGAATCGTAAAAATGTATTAACTgcagaagaaattgaaatgcCCAGCAATCATGtacaaaaaatagaaattcTTGATGAACAAATACATGTaagacaaagaaaataG
- the ECM1 gene encoding Ecm1p (Putative pre-ribosomal factor; decreased mRNA abundance observed in cyr1 homozygous mutant hyphae; induced by heavy metal (cadmium) stress; Hog1p regulated): MAKKISKHSRAARRGLIDTDTSNEAKSLESIPREKSDVKKSIIRTTIKNENLLNKKLELSKIKKSTTKKKTSALKHKLERSDKISGILATKIDQSIARAKYVQNARKSGWDKTNQSITLENHLAQELKSASGLGDEEEKKKELTQEELDKIEEDEYVKSIFAKKEEQKEEEEEEEEEETPNKSLANNRFALLDDIED, encoded by the coding sequence ATGGCAAAGAAAATATCGAAACATAGTAGAGCTGCTAGAAGAGGATTAATAGATACAGACACCAGTAATGAAGCTAAATCATTAGAATCAATTCCTAGAGAGAAAAGTGATgtcaaaaaatcaattattagaaCAACCATcaagaatgaaaatttattgaataaaaaacttgaattatcaaaaataaaaaaatcaactactaaaaagaaaacatcAGCATTAAAACATAAACTTGAAAGATCCGATAAAATCAGTGGGATATTAGCTACTAAAATCGATCAAAGTATAGCAAGAGCAAAATATGTTCAAAATGCTCGTAAGTCAGGATGGGATAAAACCAATCAGAGTATAACTTTGGAAAACCATTTAGCTCAAGAGTTGAAATCTGCTAGTGGTCTtggtgatgaagaagaaaagaagaaagaattgaCACAAGAAGAActtgataaaattgaagaagatgaatatGTAAAGAGTATTTTTgcaaagaaagaagaacaaaaggaggaggaagaagaagaagaagaagaagaaactccaaataaatcattggCAAATAACAGATTTGCTTTGTTAGATGATATTGAGGATTAG
- a CDS encoding uncharacterized protein (Protein of unknown function) has translation MLCLIERSEESSTLARKFNQLFPCSLVHVDKYVDEFHWLGLLCKI, from the coding sequence ATGTTATGCTTAATTGAAAGACTGGAAGAGTCAAGTACCTTGGCTAGgaaatttaatcaattgtttccTTGTAGTTTGGTTCATGTTGATAAATATGTTGATGAATTCCATTGGCTTGGATTGTTATgtaaaatataa
- a CDS encoding TFIIH/NER complex subunit (Ortholog(s) have phosphatidylinositol-3-phosphate binding, phosphatidylinositol-5-phosphate binding activity): MILKIVYKLTSGPPNTNADGTDNGGGGGGEEKSFKLTFTNRPTMNTIKDSLQTIVARSRTRVEGTSTPTPAPAPASTFGSAPQADSTRDSTSSSTPIPPTTSGTSTSSSLLSLAASQSLSDANLLKNFELQQKLLLEDRQLRDVFTKSVMQFKLSPQVFWSSRLNQLRTFALTISQHKGPYNVLSTIKPVATSDNQVNVNVTRDTINEIFTIYPIIKKAFDDLVPNKFNEGEFWSRFFNSKLFRRLRGDKISISNSRGDVVLDKYLYIDQNYQEKLQKSSTLENNGSGSGGGGGGGGSGNSEQGIQTLESPHVKKFLDLMGNQQDNSQKLGNRPDFTMRYDEDTNLDDDNKKPTLGNENEMIILMKNMNRLSSKMMSMSSTNGPEKPSETTIDGLSAAELNEYEEELDLHDLNDSENLQYIKLNINTDIAKGTKFDSYEGSNTNNKISQDELHKYLQSQTFQGQIELTETYTCKSEEIEKTSMEIAMLIKQNFRTFKLINKENDITGTNIVPNSLIQEIITYNITIVEFLSHFWKIFLHGNNPGQLKKIFTSLKNCQSGLIELENKAIDQFKSMDILQKNQKLQDKVLKDFASCLQPMKIALDKACNEYVEAVKKAKPELNENGKRPLPEE; this comes from the coding sequence ATGATACTAAAAATTGTATACAAACTAACATCTGGTCCACCTAATACAAATGCAGATGGAACTGacaatggtggtggtggtggtggtgaagaaaaatcatttaaattgaCATTTACTAATAGACCAACCATGAACACTATTAAAGATTCTCTACAAACAATTGTTGCTAGATCAAGAACTAGGGTTGAAGGTACCAGTACTCCAACTCCAGCTCCAGCACCAGCTTCAACATTTGGGTCAGCACCACAAGCTGATTCTACCAGAGATTCgacatcatcatcaacaccaatacCACCTACAACATCTGGAACTTCTACTAgttcatcattattatcattagcAGCATCACAATCATTATCTGATgcaaatttattgaaaaatttcgAACTACAGCAAAAACTTTTATTAGAAGATCGTCAATTACGTGATGTTTTCACTAAATCAGTCATGCAATTTAAATTATCTCCTCAAGTATTTTGGTCATCAagattaaatcaattacgAACATTTGCTTTGACAATATCTCAACATAAAGGTCCATATAATGTATTGAGTACAATTAAACCGGTGGCCACTTCTGATAATCAAGTGAATGTTAATGTTACGCGTGATACcattaatgaaatatttaCCATTTACCCCATCATAAAGAAAgcatttgatgatttggtTCCTAACAAGTTTAATGAAGGAGAATTTTGGTCgagatttttcaattctaaattGTTTAGACGCTTAAGAGGTGATAAAATCAGTATTAGTAATAGTCGAGGAGATGTTGTATTGGACAAATATTTGTATATAGATCAAAActatcaagaaaaattacaaaaatcaTCTACTTTGGAAAACAACGGTTCTGGttctggtggtggtggtggtggtggtggtagtggtaatTCAGAACAAGGAATACAAACATTGGAATCTCCACATgttaaaaaatttcttgatttgatGGGAAATCAACAAGATAATTCACAAAAATTGGGGAATAGACCAGATTTTACTATGAGATATGATGAAGACACAAAtttagatgatgataataaaaaaccTACTTTaggaaatgaaaatgaaatgattatattgatgaaaaatatgaatcGATTATCGTCGAAAATGATGAGTATGAGTTCTACTAATGGACCAGAGAAACCTTCAGAAACTACAATTGATGGATTATCTGCTgctgaattgaatgaatatgaagaagaattagatttgcatgatttaaatgattcagaaaatttacaatatataaaattaaacatTAATACTGATATTGCCAAGGgaacaaaatttgattcataTGAAGGATCAAATACTAATAACAAGATTTCTCAAGATGAATTAcataaatatttacaatCTCAAACTTTCCAAGGACAAATAGAATTAACAGAAACTTATACTTGTAAAagtgaagaaattgaaaaaaccTCCATGGAAATAGCCATGcttattaaacaaaatttccgaacatttaaattaattaataaagaaaatgatatcACGGGGACAAACATTGTTCCTAATTCATTAATACAAGAAATCATTACTTATAATATTACGATAGTTGAATTTTTATCTCATTTTTGGAAGATTTTTTTACATGGGAATAATCCTGgtcaattaaagaaaattttcaccagtttgaaaaattgtcaATCTGGTTTAATAGAATTAGAAAATAAAGCGattgatcaattcaaatctatGGAtatattacaaaaaaatcaaaaattacaaGATAAAGTTTTAAAAGATTTTGCATCATGTCTTCAACCCATGAAAATAGCATTAGATAAAGCATGTAATGAATATGTTGAAGCAGTAAAGAAAGCTAAACCtgaattaaatgaaaatggtaAACGTCCTCTACCAGAGGAGTAA
- a CDS encoding uncharacterized protein (Ortholog(s) have role in mitochondrial respiratory chain complex IV assembly and integral component of mitochondrial inner membrane localization): MEKNFKQKNVNLFKHSNLFRPSIMISRQLMGLVPKPSVTVRRFFSTSSIILQKSATPGSSTSIPHPHVTSADYKPPVTIDRELPDPFSKRKTNRRYLLIYGIGITLSCIAIFNYEKTQSPIITSSLYFLRRSQPSIELLGKDIDYSSSWPWIWGKLNTVQGIINIEFSVKGSKGNGVVKLNATRESKAHPFDVHQFVLEVERDGKKQVVDLTKEPNFDFM; encoded by the coding sequence atggaaaaaaattttaaacaGAAAAATGTAAACCTCTTTAAACATAGTAATTTGTTTAGACcttcaataatgatttcaaGACAATTAATGGGGTTAGTTCCGAAACCTTCAGTCACTGTTAGGAGATTTTTCAGCACgtcatcaataatattacaAAAATCCGCAACACCAGGATCGTCCACATCAATCCCTCATCCACATGTTACATCAGCCGATTATAAACCACCAGTCACCATTGATAGAGAATTACCTGATCCATTTTCCAAAAGGAAAACCAATCGTCGTTATTTACTTATTTATGGTATTGGTATAACATTATCATGTATTgctattttcaattatgaAAAAACTCAATCACCAATTAtaacatcatcattatattttttaagACGGTCTCAACCATCAATTGAACTTTTAGGTaaagatattgattataGTTCTAGTTGGCCATGGATTTGGGGCAAATTAAACACGGTTCAaggaataataaatattgaattttcGGTTAAAGGTTCTAAAGGTAATGGAGTGGTTAAATTGAATGCTACTAGAGAATCAAAAGCTCACCCATTTGATGTTCATCAATTTGTATTAGAAGTTGAAAGAGATGGTAAAAAAcaagttgttgatttgacCAAGGAaccaaattttgatttcatgTAA
- a CDS encoding uncharacterized protein (Protein with a predicted endonuclease/exonuclease/phosphatase family domain and a carbon catabolite repressor protein 4 domain; induced by alpha pheromone in SpiderM medium), whose translation MTRETDPLLKNRQQPQPQPLVKPLFKKLLTIIIPLSLIIISSYYIMTHHHQHHHQNDPNNTDGPILTLRLYTNNIRFDNKNYPDKYEQPWEIRKFQSINSMQFNTFQGNGNIICLQEVLHNQLIDILQGLNDIQEWNYYGVGRTDGEKSGEFAPILYKDQDFKIIENSTFWLSPTPHVPSKGWDAALERIVTMVTFQSRLNPEIKFNIFNTHYDHRGVEARRKSSQLIVDKMKNYNDYPSFLCGDFNTEPNDEPYHILTKAGFKDGKILIDKKSAYGFETTFTGFDINNEPISRIDYIWSPSFTRILSNSNNDTNQDSDDDNDNDESYEVTLKQFGILSNWFNGHHFSDHRPVVSTYELRKKK comes from the coding sequence ATGACTAGAGAAACTGAtccattattgaaaaatagaCAACAACCCCAACCTCAACCATTGGTAAAACCATTGTTTAAGAAATTGTTAACAATTATCAttccattatcattaatcaTTATATCTAGTTATTACATCATGacacaccaccaccaacaccaccaccaaaacgACCCAAACAACACTGATGGACCTATTTTAACTTTACGATTATATACTAATAATATTcgatttgataataaaaattaccCCGATAAATATGAACAACCATGGGAAATCAGAAAATTCCAAAGTATTAATTCAATGCAATTCAATACATTTCAAGGTAATGGcaatattatttgtttacaAGAAGTATTacataatcaattaatagaTATATTACAAGGATTAAATGATATTCAAGAATGGAATTATTATGGAGTTGGTAGAACTGATGGTGAAAAATCTGGTGAATTTGCTCCAATTTTATATAAAGATCaagattttaaaattattgaaaattcaacattttGGCTTAGTCCTACACCTCATGTGCCTAGTAAAGGATGGGATGCAGCATTAGAAAGAATAGTCACGATGGTTACTTTTCAAAGTCGATTAAACCCGgaaataaaatttaatatatttaataCTCATTATGATCATCGTGGTGTTGAAGCAAGAAGAAAATCATCACAATTAATCGTtgataaaatgaaaaattataatgatTATCCATCATTTTTATGTGGTGATTTTAATACTGAACCAAATGATGAACCATATCATATTTTGACTAAAGCTGGGTTTAAAGATGGGaaaatattaattgataagaAATCAGCTTATGGATTTGAAACTACATTCACAGGGtttgatattaataatgaacCAATTTCCagaattgattatatttgGTCTCCAAGTTTCACTCgtattttatcaaattcaaataatgataCTAACCAAGACtcagatgatgataatgataatgatgaatctTATGAAGTGactttgaaacaatttggAATATTGAGTAATTGGTTTAATGGACATCATTTCTCTGATCATCGCCCCGTTGTATCAACTTATGAAttaagaaagaagaaataa
- the PDB1 gene encoding pyruvate dehydrogenase (acetyl-transferring) subunit E1 beta (Putative pyruvate dehydrogenase; fluconazole-induced; protein level decreases in stationary phase cultures; Spider biofilm repressed) produces MSSLSSVTRSAKLATQSLKYNTRPSLSKIGQFQTSKITYRANSTQSTPVKEITVRDALNQALSEELDRDEDVFLMGEEVAQYNGAYKVSRGLLDKFGEKRVIDTPITEMGFTGLAVGAALHGLKPVLEFMTWNFAMQGIDHILNSAAKTLYMSGGKQPCNITFRGPNGAAAGVAAQHSQCYAAWYGSIPGLKVLSPYSAEDYKGLLKAAIRDPNPVVFLENEIAYGETFKVSEEFSSPDFILPIGKAKIEKEGTDLTIVGHSRALKFAVEAAEILEKDFGIKAEVLNLRSIKPLDVPAIVDSVKKTNHLVTVENGFPGFGVGSEICAQIMESEAFDYLDAPVERVTGCEVPTPYAKELEDFAFPDTEVILRACKKVLSL; encoded by the coding sequence AtgtcatcattatcatcagtCACCAGGAGTGCTAAATTAGCCACTCAATCTTTGAAATACAACACTAGACCATCATTATCTAAAATTGGTCAATTTCAAACATCAAAAATCACTTATCGTGCCAATTCCACACAATCAACTCCTGTCAAAGAAATTACTGTCAGAGATGCTCTTAACCAAGCTTTATCTGAAGAATTAGACAGAGATGAAGATGTTTTCCTTATGGGTGAAGAAGTTGCCCAATACAATGGTGCCTATAAAGTCAGTAGAGGATTATTGGACAaatttggtgaaaaaaGAGTTATTGACACTCCAATTACTGAAATGGGGTTCACTGGATTAGCTGTTGGTGCTGCTTTACATGGTCTTAAACCAGTTTTGGAATTTATGACTTGGAATTTTGCTATGCAAGGTATTGATCATATTTTAAATTCTGCTGCTAAAACTCTTTATATGTCTGGTGGTAAACAACCATGTAATATAACTTTCCGTGGTCCTAATGGTGCTGCTGCTGGTGTTGCTGCTCAACATTCTCAGTGTTATGCTGCTTGGTATGGTTCAATTCCTGGTTTAAAAGTTTTATCTCCTTATTCTGCTGAAGATTATAAGGGTTTACTTAAAGCTGCCATTAGAGATCCTAACCCAGTTGTTTTCttggaaaatgaaattgctTATGGTGAAACTTTTAAAGTTTCTGAAGAATTTTCATCTCCAGATTTCATTTTACCAATTGGTAAAgccaaaattgaaaaagaaggtACTGATTTAACCATTGTTGGTCATAGTCGTGCCCTTAAATTTGCCGTTGAAGCCGCtgaaattttggaaaaagatTTCGGAATTAAAGCTGAAGTGCTCAATTTAAGATCAATTAAACCATTGGATGTTCCAGCTATTGTTGATTCAGTTAAAAAGACTAATCATTTGGTTACTGTTGAAAATGGATTCCCAGGTTTTGGTGTTGGTTCAGAAATTTGTGCTCAAATTATGGAAAGTGAAGCCTTTGATTATTTGGATGCTCCAGTTGAAAGAGTTACTGGTTGTGAAGTTCCAACTCCATATGCtaaagaattggaagatTTTGCTTTCCCAGACACTGAAGTTATCTTGAGAGCTTGTAAAAAAGTATTAAGTTTgtaa
- a CDS encoding uncharacterized protein (Ortholog of C. dubliniensis CD36 : Cd36_43710, C. parapsilosis CDC317 : CPAR2_402940, Candida tenuis NRRL Y-1498 : CANTEDRAFT_114940 and Debaryomyces hansenii CBS767 : DEHA2C09196g), with product MIRLIRQSSIQKFVRPQPQSQLLLRFNSQKINFHKPDKAYSNERSDAADAAATILSELHDEKVHPNKATWLDALKQREKFQAEGKTLDSYSYIDPITTAVGEKTRSDSFSYLILPFKDDKWLCDAYINAFGRLRVGQLFQDLDALAGRIAYRHCSPAEPVNVTASVDRIYMIKKVDEITNYNFVLAGSVTWTGRSSMEITVKGYAFEEEEITHIENEESLSEENVFLSANFTFVARNPLTHKSFAINRLLPVNENDWIDYRRAESHNAKKKLMAKNLSLIEPTPEESKLIYDMWKSSKSLQNDVEKKLNDGIAFMKDTVMKSTLFMQPQYRNRHSYMIFGGYLLRQTFELAYCTAATFSSAGPRFVSLDSTTFKNPVPVGSVLTMNSSISYTEHLHDSDQIKEEIDNDSPFNFSLPPTNKISKSPNAFLSEPGTLIQVKVDTYIQQLEQNDKKPAGTFIYSFFVPKEGNSSFCSVIPQTYSEMMTYIGGRRRAQDTAQYVETLPTSK from the coding sequence ATGATTAGACTTATACGTCAACTgtcaattcaaaaatttgttcGACCTCAACCACAAtcacaattattattgagATTTAATTctcaaaaaatcaattttcatAAACCTGATAAAGCTTATTCTAATGAACGATCTGATGCTGCTGATGCTGCTGCCACAATTTTATCGGAATTACACGATGAAAAAGTCCATCCTAATAAAGCAACTTGGTTAGATGCATTAAAACAACgagaaaaatttcaagCTGAAGGTAAAACTCTTGATAGTTATAGTTATATTGATCCTATAACTACTGCTGTTGGTGAAAAGACTCGTAGTGattcattttcatatttaattttaccATTCAAAGATGATAAATGGTTATGTGATGCTTATATTAATGCTTTTGGTAGATTACGTGTGGGACAATTATTTCAAGATTTAGATGCCTTGGCGGGGAGAATTGCTTATAGACATTGTTCCCCCGCAGAACCAGTTAATGTTACTGCTAGTGTTGATCGAATTTATATGATTAAAaaagttgatgaaattacaaattataattttgttttagCTGGATCAGTCACTTGGACTGGTAGATCATCAATGGAAATTACTGTTAAAGGTTATGcatttgaagaagaagaaattactcatattgaaaatgaagaatcaTTATCAGAAGAAAATGTTTTCTTATCGGCAAATTTCACATTTGTTGCTCGTAATCCATTAACTCATAAATCATTTGCAATTAATAGATTATTACCagttaatgaaaatgattggATTGATTATAGAAGAGCAGAATCTCATAAtgctaaaaaaaaattaatggCAAAAAATTTAAGTTTAATTGAACCAACCCCTgaagaatcaaaattaatttatgaTATGTggaaatcatcaaaatcattacaaaatgatgttgaaaaaaaacttaATGATGGAATTGCCTTTATGAAAGATACCGTGATGAAATCAACTTTATTCATGCAACCACAATATAGAAATAGACATTCTTATATGATTTTTGGTGGTTATTTATTAAGACAAACTTTTGAATTGGCTTATTGTACAGCAGCTACATTTTCCCTGGCCGGACCAAGATTTGTTAGTTTGGATTCTACTACTTTTAAAAACCCAGTACCTGTTGGTTCAGTATTAACCAtgaattcatcaatttcttatACTGAACATTTACATGATCTGGATCaaattaaagaagaaattgataatgattcaccatttaatttttcattaccaccaactaataaaatttcaaaatctcCAAATGCATTTTTATCAGAACCTGGTACTTTAATTCAAGTTAAAGTTGATACttatattcaacaattggaacaaaatgataaaaaacCTGCAGGgacatttatttattcatttttcgTTCCAAAAGAAGGAAATTCAAGTTTTTGTTCAGTAATTCCTCAAACTTATTCAGAAATGATGACTTATATTGGTGGTAGAAGAAGAGCTCAAGATACTGCTCAATATGTTGAAACTTTACCAACTTCGAAATAA